In Primulina eburnea isolate SZY01 chromosome 3, ASM2296580v1, whole genome shotgun sequence, one DNA window encodes the following:
- the LOC140825884 gene encoding uncharacterized protein, protein METLAFAGNSFSGSLPEGMCRGLSNLKWLSLASNELEGPIPPNISECSQLSLLALSHNTFTGTIPREIGNLGALETLYLVSNHLTGEIPEDLGNLDKLKELGMGNNFLVGSIPSTIFNISSLQYIDISDCNLTGPFQSGMCFPSSQLESVFFHVNEIVGHLPESIGECSKIQMLSLSFNNITGNIPKGIGNLTMMQILYLGYNKLTGIIPEQIGKLYNLEVFSLENNNLTGYIPEKIFNISTLSLISVSFNQFSGYLPSLLSYGLPNLQKLYLNDNLFFGKIPESISNFSSLNFITFAYNNLNGQIPNSFGKLNLLESLHLDDNNFVSETSKLSFITPLQNCSYLRKLSFGLNPFNGILPVSVGNLSTSIQSFGADKCGFRGSIPEEFGNLEILVFLTLDLNELMGAIPNTVGNLKKLQGLALSGNKISGSIPNSLCSLQNLNRLLLQQNQISGSIPECVENLTSIREIYLGNNRLNSVMPPSLWKLNDLVMLGLSSNLLTGFLPSDIRNLKVLTALDLSENQLTGVIPSSIGDLESVVDISLARNGFQGSIPESIGKLLGLEMLDLSHNNLSGSIPLSLEGLRFLKYLNVSFNELSDPVPTGGHFKSLSSQFFMSNGGLCGDPKYGVPPCHENTVAESKRKKLILRAAYIFLGISVLVSAIILSFILARNRKKNEVETLTESSFNTAPSRIPYHELVKATEGYNESHLLGTGSYGSVYKGRLQNGEDVAVKVFNSQSEGEFKSFDTECEVLRNLRHRNLCKVIGSCSMEDFKALVLEYMPNGSLDRWLYSENNFLNISQRLNIMIDVACALEYLHHDYSIPIVHCDLKPSNVLLDGAMVAHLSDFGIATLLIDGVSTTLTRTLATLGYIAPEYGSGGLVSVRCDVYSYGIMLMEVFTRMKPNDVKFTGDLSLRKLVNESMPNAIMQVIDSELLRADEKYFSEKLECLVSIMEIGLKCSTENPNERTISMKYVVALKKIMSHLLQSFPK, encoded by the exons ATGGAAACACTTGCTTTCGCAGGGAATAGTTTCTCTGGTAGTCTCCCAGAAGGGATGTGCCGCGGCCtgtcgaatctgaaatggcttTCACTGGCTTCAAATGAGTTGGAAGGCCCAATACCGCCAAACATTTCTGAATGTTCACAGCTTAGCCTTCTTGCCTTGTCGCATAATACGTTTACTGGCACCATACCACGAGAAATTGGAAACTTAGGAGCCCTTGAAACATTGTATCTTGTTTCAAATCATTTAACAG GTGAAATCCCAGAAGATTTAGGTAACCTCGACAAGTTGAAGGAGCTAGGAATGGGAAATAACTTTCTTGTGGGCTCTATACCTTCAACTATCTTCAACATTTCCTCATTGCAATACATAGACATTTCAGATTGTAATCTAACAG GCCCCTTTCAGTCTGGTATGTGCTTCCCTTCTTCTCAACTCGAAAGCGTTTTCTTCCATGTGAATGAAATAGTTGGACATCTCCCAGAAAGCATCGGCGAATGCTCAAAAATTCAGATGTTGTCATTGTCTTTTAACAACATAACTGGAAACATACCAAAAGGGATCGGAAACTTAACAATGATGCAAATTCTGTATCTTGGATATAACAAATTGACag GCATAATTCCAGAACAAATAGGCAAGCTTTACAATTTGGAGGTCTTTTCATTGGAAAACAATAACTTAACAGGTTATATCCCGGAAAAAATCTTCAACATCTCAACATTAAGCTTGATCAGTGTTTCGTTCAATCAATTTTCGGGTTACCTTCCGTCGCTTTTGAGTTATGGGCTACCAAATCTTCAAAAACTCTACCTCAACGACAATTTGTTCTTTGGAAAAATCCCTGAGTCTATCTCGAATTTTTCTAGTCTCAACTTCATCACCTTTGCTTACAACAATCTCAACGGACAAATTCCCAACTCCTTTGGGAAGTTGAATCTTTTGGAAAGTTTACATTTAGATGATAACAATTTTGTTAGTGAAACATCAAAGCTAAGCTTCATTACTCCATTGCAAAATTGCAGCTATCTAAGAAAATTAAGTTTCGGATTAAATCCTTTCAATGGAATTCTTCCAGTTTCCGTTGGGAATCTGTCCACTTCCATTCAATCTTTTGGAGCTGACAAGTGTGGTTTCCGAGGCAGCATTCCCGAGGAATTTGGGAATCTTGAAATTTTGGTTTTTTTAACTCTTGACTTGAATGAACTCATGGGAGCTATTCCAAATACTGTGGGAAACTTGAAAAAGCTTCAAGGGTTAGCTCTTTCCGGCAACAAAATAAGTGGATCTATTCCAAATAGTCTCTGTTCTTTACAAAATTTGAATAGGCTGCTGCTTCAGCAAAATCAAATAAGTGGTTCTATCCCTGAATGCGTAGAAAATCTTACTTCGATAAGGGAAATATACTTGGGCAACAACAGATTAAATTCTGTCATGCCTCCAAGCTTATGGAAACTCAATGATCTTGTCATGTTGGGTCTGTCTTCAAATCTTCTAACGGGTTTTCTGCCTTCAGATATCAGAAATCTGAAGGTTCTAACTGCTCTTGATTTGTCAGAAAATCAACTCACAGGCGTCATTCCTAGCTCAATTGGAGACTTAGAAAGTGTTGTCGATATTTCTTTGGCACGAAACGGATTTCAAGGATCCATTCCCGAGTCAATAGGTAAGTTACTGGGTTTGGAGATGCTAGATCTTTCACACAACAATCTTTCTGGAAGCATCCCGTTGTCGCTAGAAGGGCTTCGGtttctcaaatacttgaatgTTTCTTTCAACGAGTTAAGCGATCCTGTCCCTACTGGTGGCCACTTTAAATCCCTTTCGAGTCAGTTCTTCATGTCTAACGGAGGACTTTGTGGCGATCCTAAATATGGAGTTCCACCCTGTCATGAAAATACAGTGGCTGAGTCCAAGAGGAAAAAATTGATTCTTCGTGCAGCGTACATTTTCTTGGGAATTTCAGTGCTAGTTTCTGCCATAATCTTGTCATTTATACTTGCAAGGAACCGCAAGAAAAACGAGGTAGAAACTTTGACGGAAAGTTCATTTAATACTGCACCATCACGAATCCCGTATCACGAACTTGTAAAGGCGACTGAAGGGTACAACGAGAGCCATTTACTTGGCACAGGAAGTTACGGTTCTGTCTACAAAGGGAGGCTTCAAAATGGAGAGGATGTTGCGGTAAAAGTGTTCAACTCGCAGTCAGAAGGCGAATTCAAGAGTTTTGACACTGAATGTGAAGTCCTACGGAATCTTCGTCATAGAAATCTTTGCAAAGTCATTGGTAGTTGCTCAATGGAAGACTTCAAGGCATTGGTTCTTGAATATATGCCAAATGGAAGCCTCGATAGGTGGCTATATTCGGAAAACAACTTCTTGAATATCTCGCAGAGACTAAACATAATGATAGATGTAGCATGTGCATTAGAATATCTACACCATGATTACTCAATACCTATAGTTCATTGTGATTTAAAGCCAAGCAATGTGCTCTTAGATGGCGCTATGGTTGCCCATTTGAGTGATTTTGGAATCGCTACGCTATTAATCGATGGAGTTAGCACTACGCTCACAAGGACCCTCGCCACATTAGGCTACATAGCCCCAG AATATGGTTCCGGAGGATTGGTGTCTGTGAGATGCGATGTTTACAGCTATGGCATAATGTTGATGGAAGTTTTCACAAGAATGAAACCGAACGATGTAAAATTCACAGGAGATTTAAGCCTAAGGAAGTTGGTGAATGAATCTATGCCAAATGCGATTATGCAAGTTATAGATTCAGAACTGTTGAGAGCAGATGAAAAATATTTCAGTGAAAAATTGGAATGTTTAGTTTCAATAATGGAGATAGGTTTAAAATGTTCCACGGAGAATCCTAACGAGAGGACAATAAGCATGAAATATGTTGTAGCATTAAAGAAGATCATGTCCCATCTCCTTCAATCTTTTCCCAAGTAG